CTCGTCGTcggagagagaaggaagaaggagacGGAGACGGAGAAGGAGACGTATACGTATACGGACGGATACGGAGACTCTTTGAAGATCATGGCCCAGCCGTCCAACGGAGCTGATCTCAATCCCCAGGCCCCCCACCCCCACCAACAATGGtttcaacaacaacaacagtaTCAACAGCAATGGATGGCGATGCAGTATCCCGCAGCCGCCATGGCCATGATGCATCAACAACAGATGATGATGTATCCTCCTCAGCATTACATGACGTATTCTCACCTTCCTTATCAACAGCAGCCGCCGCCgttgcagcagcagcagcaacagcaagCTCAGTCGCAGCGACCTCGCAGACAGGGGTCCACGGACGAGGTTAAGACGCTTTGGATTGGTGATCTTCAGCCCTGGATGGACGAGACCTATCTCCACAATTGTTTCGCTCACATCGGCGAGGTCTAACTTACTTATCGTATCGAGCTTTTACTTTTTACGATTCTCAACCTATTTTCGTTCTTCTAGTTTCTGTTCGATCGTTTTGCGGCTTTCTGTACAGAGATCGATCggatttctttattttttttcgtgCTTACGCGTTATAGAATTGATTTGAAGTCTGTGAATCTGTGATTGCTGGCATTATTATTGCTGCATCTTATATTGTTCCGAAATTGGATTGGTGGTCCAAAACAAGTCTCGCCAATGCAAGCAGAATTGTTACTGAAGAGGGGACAAATCCTAGActgatttatttttgtatgagCATCTCTTTTTTTGCGCTTTGTTAATTACCGTTTGTTTGTCCTTGATTTGTCCTTTCAATTCTTCTTTGACATCATAATGATCGACGCAAATAGATCACAAGGTTTGCAATACTATTGGAGTTTATGTTTCCTTCCTCATGATGTcatgaatttaaattaaagtaacgTGTATTATTgagtttaaattgaaataacgtGTGTTCGTTTCTTAGTTTCTTGTCTTAAAATAACTTGGGGctgaatttcatcaaacaatgTGTGATTGGTCTTCAGTGTCATTACTCTTTTGAAGGAGTTAGTGTATGGTATTGATTTACCATTATTCTTAATTCGTCCGTGCAGTGTTCTTGAGTGACATATTGCTTGCTTCTGATTCTGGTTTATTGGTCAATGGTTAGATGGATAACTGCAGACTGTCTTTTATATTTCCCCTGGTCTAATTCAATCTCCATCACGAGCATCTTTTTTCGATCATTAGTTGACTGAACTGTGTGTCTTCTGTTTGCTTCAGGTTTTCTCTGTTAAGGTTATATGCAATAAGCAAACTGGTCAATCTGAGGGCTATGGATTTGTTGAGTTCTATTCGCATGCAACAGCTGATAAGGTATTGCAGAGTTATAATGGAGCTATAATGCCTAACACAGATCTGCCTTTTCGTCTCAATTGGGCAACCTTTAGTGGAAGTGATAGGCGACCGGACACTGGGTCTGACCTATCTATATTTGTTGGTGATTTGGCTGCTGATGTAACTGATGCTATGCTGCAAGAAACTTTTTctagtaaatacacatctgTTAAGGGAGCCAAGGTTGTTATTGATTCAAATTCAGGTCGTT
The Cucurbita pepo subsp. pepo cultivar mu-cu-16 chromosome LG16, ASM280686v2, whole genome shotgun sequence genome window above contains:
- the LOC111777485 gene encoding polyadenylate-binding protein RBP47B-like, with product MAQPSNGADLNPQAPHPHQQWFQQQQQYQQQWMAMQYPAAAMAMMHQQQMMMYPPQHYMTYSHLPYQQQPPPLQQQQQQQAQSQRPRRQGSTDEVKTLWIGDLQPWMDETYLHNCFAHIGEVFSVKVICNKQTGQSEGYGFVEFYSHATADKVLQSYNGAIMPNTDLPFRLNWATFSGSDRRPDTGSDLSIFVGDLAADVTDAMLQETFSSKYTSVKGAKVVIDSNSGRSKGYGFVRFGDESERTRAVTEMNGIYCSSRPMRIGVATPKKASGYQQGYSSQALVLAGGHANGMAVQGSQSDGESNNTTIFVGGLDSDVSDEDLRQPFSKFGEIVSVKIPIGKGCGFVQFANRYC